A region from the Pseudomonas sp. Teo4 genome encodes:
- a CDS encoding amino acid permease, with product MPVGNHPAHGETAQGGPLKRELGERHIRLMALGACIGVGLFLGSAKAIEMAGPAIMLSYIIGGLAILVIMRALGEMAVHNPVAGSFSRYAQDYLGPLAGFLTGWNYWFLWLVTCVAEITAVAIYMGIWFPDVPRWIWALAALGSMGAVNLIAVKAFGEFEFWFALIKIVTIIAMVLGGIGVIAFGFGNDGVAVGISNLWSNGGFMPNGVTGVLMSLQMVMFAYLGVEMIGLTAGEARNPQKTIPQAIGSVFWRILLFYVGALFVILSIYPWSEIGSQGSPFVMTFERLGIKTAAGIINFVVITAALSSCNGGIFSTGRMLYSLAQNGQAPAAFAKTSSNGVPRNALLLSIGALLLGVLANYLVPEKVFVWVTSIATFGAIWTWVMILLAQIKFRAGLSTAERKGLKYRMWLWPLSSYLALAFLVLVVGLMAYFEDTRVALYVGPAFLVLLTVLYYTLRLAPKEEHGAVSTAS from the coding sequence ATGCCAGTCGGCAACCACCCTGCCCACGGCGAGACCGCCCAAGGCGGCCCGCTCAAGCGTGAACTGGGCGAACGGCACATCCGTCTGATGGCGCTGGGCGCCTGTATCGGTGTCGGTCTTTTCCTCGGTTCGGCCAAAGCCATCGAAATGGCCGGCCCTGCCATCATGCTCTCCTACATCATTGGCGGCCTTGCGATCCTGGTGATCATGCGCGCCCTCGGCGAAATGGCCGTGCACAATCCCGTCGCCGGCTCCTTCAGTCGTTACGCCCAGGATTACCTCGGCCCCTTGGCGGGTTTTCTTACCGGCTGGAACTACTGGTTCCTGTGGCTGGTGACCTGCGTTGCGGAAATCACAGCGGTGGCCATCTACATGGGCATCTGGTTCCCGGATGTGCCGCGCTGGATCTGGGCCTTGGCGGCCTTGGGCAGCATGGGCGCGGTCAACCTGATCGCGGTCAAGGCATTCGGTGAGTTCGAATTCTGGTTCGCCCTGATCAAGATCGTCACCATCATCGCCATGGTGCTGGGCGGCATTGGCGTCATTGCATTCGGTTTCGGCAACGACGGTGTGGCGGTGGGTATTTCCAACCTGTGGAGCAACGGCGGCTTCATGCCTAACGGCGTGACGGGTGTGCTGATGTCGCTGCAGATGGTGATGTTCGCCTACCTGGGCGTGGAAATGATCGGACTGACCGCCGGCGAAGCACGCAACCCGCAAAAGACCATTCCACAGGCCATCGGCTCGGTGTTCTGGCGCATCCTGCTGTTCTATGTCGGCGCACTGTTCGTCATCCTGTCGATCTACCCATGGAGCGAGATCGGCAGCCAAGGCAGCCCGTTCGTCATGACCTTCGAGCGCTTGGGGATCAAGACCGCCGCGGGCATCATCAACTTCGTGGTCATCACCGCTGCGCTGTCATCGTGCAACGGCGGCATTTTCAGCACCGGCCGCATGCTCTACAGCCTGGCGCAGAATGGCCAGGCCCCGGCGGCCTTTGCCAAGACCTCGAGCAACGGGGTACCGCGCAATGCCTTGCTGTTGTCCATCGGTGCGCTGCTGCTGGGTGTGTTGGCCAACTATCTGGTGCCAGAGAAGGTGTTCGTCTGGGTGACGTCGATTGCCACGTTCGGTGCGATCTGGACCTGGGTGATGATCCTGCTGGCGCAGATCAAGTTCCGCGCCGGGCTGTCCACGGCTGAGCGCAAGGGCCTGAAGTACCGCATGTGGCTGTGGCCGCTGAGCTCCTACCTGGCGCTGGCCTTCCTGGTGCTGGTGGTGGGCCTGATGGCGTACTTCGAGGATACCCGGGTGGCGTTGTACGTCGGGCCGGCGTTCCTGGTGCTGCTGACGGTGTTGTATTACACCTTGCGGTTGGCACCGAAAGAGGAGCACGGCGCGGTCAGTACGGCGTCTTGA
- a CDS encoding FMN-binding glutamate synthase family protein — protein sequence MSLSLLSRYAFFAACVLFTLASLPFLHHEWLWPFTLATGVLSLIGLVDLLQQRHAVRRNYPILGNIRYLVEAIRPEIRQYLLEADSDALPFSRAQRSLVYARAKNEASDKPFGTLIDVYESGFEFIGHSMRPAPLADPAGFRIAVGGPQCSQPYSASIFNISAMSFGALSANAIRALNEGAKLGNFAHDTGEGSISPYHREHGGDLIWELGSGYFGCRTADGRFDPERFAEQARSPQVRMIEIKMSQGAKPGHGGILPKHKVTQEIAETRGVLMGEDCISPSRHSAFSTPIELMQFVARLRELSGGKPVGFKFCLGHPWEFMGIAKAMLETGILPDFIVVDGKEGGTGAAPVEFTDHIGVPLREGLLFVHNTLVGLNLRDKIKLGASGKIVSAFDIASVLAIGADWANSARGFMFAIGCIQSQSCHTNKCPTGVATQDALRQRALVVPDKAQRVLNFHHNTLRALAEMLAAAGLEHPAQLEAKHLVRRVSATEIKLFSQMHVFLKPGELLTGEVNGQFYSRMWQMARADSFEPHAQAVA from the coding sequence ATGAGCCTGTCACTTCTCAGCCGTTATGCCTTCTTCGCCGCCTGTGTGTTGTTCACCCTGGCGAGCTTGCCCTTCCTGCACCACGAGTGGCTCTGGCCGTTCACCCTTGCCACCGGCGTGCTCAGCCTGATCGGCCTGGTCGACCTACTGCAGCAACGCCACGCAGTGCGCCGCAATTACCCGATTCTCGGCAATATCCGTTACCTGGTCGAAGCCATCCGCCCGGAGATTCGCCAGTACCTGCTGGAAGCCGACAGCGACGCCCTGCCCTTCTCCCGCGCCCAGCGCTCGCTGGTTTATGCCCGGGCCAAGAACGAGGCCTCGGACAAACCCTTCGGCACCTTGATCGACGTGTACGAATCCGGTTTCGAGTTCATCGGTCACTCCATGCGCCCGGCGCCACTGGCAGACCCTGCGGGTTTTCGCATCGCCGTCGGTGGCCCACAGTGCAGCCAGCCTTATTCGGCGTCGATCTTCAATATCTCGGCCATGAGCTTTGGTGCACTCAGCGCGAACGCCATCCGCGCCCTGAACGAAGGGGCCAAGCTGGGCAACTTCGCCCACGACACCGGTGAGGGCAGTATCAGCCCGTATCACCGCGAGCACGGCGGTGACCTGATATGGGAACTGGGCAGCGGCTATTTCGGTTGCCGCACCGCCGATGGCCGCTTCGACCCGGAGCGCTTCGCCGAGCAGGCGCGAAGCCCGCAGGTCCGGATGATCGAGATCAAGATGAGCCAGGGCGCCAAACCTGGCCATGGCGGCATCCTGCCCAAGCACAAGGTTACCCAGGAGATCGCCGAGACCCGTGGCGTGCTGATGGGTGAGGACTGCATCTCACCGTCCCGCCACAGCGCCTTCTCGACCCCAATAGAACTGATGCAGTTCGTCGCCCGCCTGCGCGAGCTGTCCGGCGGCAAACCGGTGGGGTTCAAGTTTTGCCTGGGCCACCCGTGGGAGTTCATGGGCATCGCCAAGGCCATGCTGGAGACCGGCATACTTCCAGACTTCATCGTCGTCGACGGCAAGGAAGGTGGCACCGGCGCCGCCCCTGTAGAGTTCACCGACCACATCGGGGTACCGCTGCGCGAGGGCCTGTTGTTCGTGCACAACACCCTGGTTGGCCTGAACCTGAGGGACAAGATCAAACTGGGCGCCAGCGGCAAGATCGTCAGTGCGTTCGATATCGCCAGCGTGCTGGCCATCGGCGCCGACTGGGCCAACTCGGCACGCGGTTTCATGTTCGCCATCGGCTGTATTCAGTCGCAAAGTTGCCACACCAACAAATGCCCGACCGGGGTGGCGACCCAGGATGCCCTGCGCCAGCGCGCCCTGGTGGTGCCGGACAAGGCCCAGCGGGTGTTGAACTTCCATCACAACACACTGCGCGCCCTGGCCGAGATGCTGGCTGCGGCGGGGCTGGAGCACCCTGCACAACTGGAGGCCAAGCACTTGGTGCGGCGCGTGTCGGCCACCGAGATCAAGCTGTTCTCGCAGATGCATGTGTTCCTCAAGCCGGGGGAGTTGCTTACCGGTGAGGTGAATGGCCAGTTCTATTCGCGGATGTGGCAGATGGCCAGGGCAGACAGCTTCGAGCCGCATGCTCAGGCGGTAGCTTGA